One genomic segment of Acidimicrobiia bacterium includes these proteins:
- a CDS encoding acyltransferase family protein, translated as MGENPQLRYEPALDGLRALAVGAVFAYHLSYGWASGGFLGVDAFFVLSGFLITSLLLAEWRRSGTIAFRSFWIRRARRLLPALLLVLVAVAIYAATSVPSDQLGQLRGDGLATLFYGANWRFIATGQSYFTLFTTASPLRHMWSLAIEEQFYLVWPLVAFVCLRLVRGRRWLLAAVCGVGAVASSLVMAWVYSPANPSRAYYGTDSRAQLLLIGGLLAVALARWSPRAATTRAAVSCVGVAGIAYCFWAWAEISDTASWMYRGGYFVFGIAVAAVITSVVQPDRPRFLLRRALSLAPVVWVGRVSYGLYLWHWPVIVYVTPERTGLAGWRLALLRVGLTVAIATVSFYLVELPIRRGRLLAGRRLGFALPTAFVGAGVAVVLATSSATPLPPYLRGPTNNNVLAAASGQQSLLPSRGAARTLTPTAPHRILLMGDSLAVSLLPGLEHAASSRGLEIASGAFDGCGLMTGSPLDPKGQLYPWSDACSNALPFIEHRAIFLSRPDLVIWLSGAWDERDRFVDGKLVRLGSPRGDRIYSGLVDAAVHRLTSGGARIVFVTTAPEPRGAPDLTTDPVRNRRTTRLDAVLRRYAATHRIELVDLSPIVCPKGPPCPAVVDHLQLRPDGYHFDDASARWVAQRLLPRLVKTTAPPARTRSVGTATSR; from the coding sequence GTGGGGGAGAACCCGCAACTGCGGTACGAGCCCGCGCTCGACGGCCTGCGAGCACTCGCGGTCGGCGCCGTCTTCGCCTACCACCTGAGCTACGGCTGGGCGTCCGGCGGGTTTCTCGGCGTCGACGCGTTCTTCGTCCTGTCGGGGTTCCTCATCACGTCGCTGCTCCTCGCGGAGTGGAGACGGTCGGGGACGATCGCCTTCCGATCGTTCTGGATCCGCCGCGCCCGGCGACTCCTGCCCGCGCTCCTGCTCGTCCTCGTCGCCGTCGCCATCTACGCGGCGACGAGCGTCCCGTCCGATCAGCTCGGCCAGCTGCGCGGTGACGGCCTGGCGACCCTTTTCTACGGCGCGAACTGGCGGTTCATCGCGACCGGGCAGTCGTACTTCACCCTCTTCACGACCGCGTCGCCGCTCCGCCACATGTGGTCGCTCGCGATCGAGGAGCAGTTCTACCTGGTCTGGCCCCTCGTGGCGTTCGTGTGCCTCCGGCTCGTCCGCGGCCGCCGCTGGCTGCTCGCGGCGGTCTGCGGGGTGGGAGCGGTCGCGTCGAGCCTCGTCATGGCGTGGGTCTACTCGCCGGCCAACCCTTCTCGCGCCTACTACGGCACCGACAGTCGGGCCCAGCTGCTGCTGATCGGCGGGCTGCTGGCGGTGGCCCTGGCCCGCTGGTCGCCGCGCGCCGCCACGACCCGTGCCGCGGTCAGCTGCGTCGGCGTCGCCGGCATCGCGTACTGCTTCTGGGCCTGGGCCGAGATCTCCGACACCGCGTCGTGGATGTATCGCGGCGGCTACTTCGTGTTCGGGATCGCGGTCGCCGCCGTCATCACCTCGGTGGTCCAGCCCGACCGGCCGCGGTTCCTGCTCCGCCGCGCGTTGTCGCTCGCACCCGTGGTCTGGGTCGGACGCGTCTCCTACGGGCTGTACCTCTGGCACTGGCCCGTGATCGTGTACGTGACGCCGGAACGAACCGGGCTCGCCGGGTGGCGGCTGGCCCTCCTGCGCGTCGGGCTCACGGTGGCGATCGCGACGGTTTCGTTCTATCTCGTCGAGCTGCCGATCCGGCGCGGCCGGCTGCTGGCGGGGCGCCGCCTCGGGTTCGCGCTCCCGACCGCGTTCGTCGGCGCCGGGGTGGCGGTGGTGCTGGCCACTTCGAGCGCCACGCCCCTGCCGCCGTACCTGCGAGGTCCCACCAACAACAACGTGCTGGCGGCCGCCAGCGGCCAGCAGTCGTTGCTGCCGTCACGAGGCGCCGCTCGCACGCTGACCCCGACGGCGCCCCACCGGATCCTGCTCATGGGGGACTCGCTGGCGGTGAGCCTGCTCCCGGGCCTCGAGCACGCCGCCAGCAGCCGCGGCCTCGAGATCGCCTCGGGCGCCTTCGACGGGTGCGGGCTCATGACCGGCTCGCCGCTCGACCCGAAGGGCCAGCTCTATCCGTGGAGCGACGCCTGCAGCAACGCCCTCCCGTTCATCGAGCACCGCGCCATCTTCCTCAGCCGACCCGACCTGGTGATCTGGCTCAGCGGAGCCTGGGACGAGCGGGACCGGTTCGTGGACGGCAAGCTGGTCCGGCTCGGGTCGCCCCGAGGCGACCGGATCTACTCCGGGCTCGTCGACGCGGCGGTGCACCGGCTCACGTCCGGCGGGGCGCGAATCGTGTTCGTGACCACCGCGCCCGAGCCCCGAGGAGCGCCTGACCTCACGACGGACCCGGTCCGCAATCGCCGCACCACCCGTCTCGACGCGGTGCTCCGGCGGTACGCGGCGACGCACCGGATCGAGCTCGTGGACCTCAGCCCCATCGTCTGCCCGAAGGGTCCGCCGTGCCCGGCGGTCGTCGACCACCTGCAGTTGCGACCGGACGGATACCACTTCGACGACGCCAGCGCTCGATGGGTCGCCCAGCGCCTGCTGCCTCGCCTGGTCAAGACGACGGCTCCCCCGGCGCGGACCCGCTCCGTCGGTACGGCCACGTCGCGCTGA
- a CDS encoding glycosyltransferase family 39 protein — protein sequence MAGGAGERSDDSASRRGPRWFWWALTTVGVAALGTRVGYVLISRANRTFGGDSYFYHAGANLLASGHGFIEPFLYHNGQVAQAAEHPPLYLVYLSIPSALGMTSTLTHLLWSCVLGTATVVVVGLIGREVLGPRVGIIAAAIAALYPNVWVADGSLQAETAAMFMTALTVLFAYRYLRRPSWPWLAAAGAAAGAASLARSELILLVPFVVAPLALLTRTRSFRQQLEWLAAAGLATLIVIGPWIGYNLNRFRHPVYLSVQYPALLASANCDTTYYGQLLGYFSVACAAADATREHVAGDQSQQAIGFQHAAVTYVRHHEGRLPVVVAARLGRIVEAFRPGQNIRLREFLDGIESPVANAALVTYYALALLSVAGAVVLRRRRVTGYPLLAPIAVVLITVALSYGNTRFRAPAEVMLAVLAAVAIDALVSRFASARAGGGAVPAEPEPVGAAAPVGAGGPREP from the coding sequence ATGGCTGGGGGCGCCGGCGAGCGGAGTGACGACAGCGCGTCGCGACGCGGTCCGCGCTGGTTTTGGTGGGCGCTGACGACCGTCGGCGTCGCCGCGCTCGGGACGCGCGTCGGCTACGTCCTGATCTCGCGCGCCAACCGCACGTTCGGCGGCGACTCGTACTTCTACCACGCCGGTGCCAACCTGCTGGCGAGCGGCCACGGGTTCATCGAGCCGTTCCTGTACCACAACGGCCAGGTCGCGCAGGCCGCCGAGCACCCGCCCCTCTACCTCGTGTACCTCTCGATCCCGTCGGCGCTCGGCATGACGAGCACGCTCACGCACCTGCTGTGGTCGTGCGTGCTCGGGACGGCCACGGTGGTCGTCGTGGGACTCATCGGTCGCGAGGTGCTGGGTCCGCGGGTCGGGATCATCGCCGCGGCCATCGCGGCGCTGTACCCGAACGTATGGGTCGCGGACGGGTCGCTGCAGGCGGAGACGGCGGCCATGTTCATGACCGCCCTCACGGTGCTCTTCGCCTACCGCTACCTGCGGCGCCCGAGCTGGCCGTGGCTCGCCGCCGCCGGTGCGGCCGCGGGGGCGGCCTCGCTGGCGCGCTCCGAGCTCATCCTGCTCGTGCCCTTCGTCGTCGCGCCGCTGGCGCTCTTGACCCGCACGCGGAGCTTCCGCCAGCAGCTCGAGTGGCTGGCGGCGGCCGGGCTGGCGACGCTGATCGTGATCGGCCCGTGGATCGGCTACAACCTGAATCGCTTCCGCCACCCGGTGTATCTCAGCGTGCAGTACCCGGCGCTGCTCGCGTCGGCGAACTGCGACACCACCTACTACGGCCAGCTCCTCGGGTACTTCTCGGTGGCGTGTGCCGCCGCCGACGCGACCCGTGAGCACGTCGCCGGGGACCAGTCGCAGCAGGCGATCGGCTTCCAGCACGCCGCCGTCACGTACGTCCGGCACCACGAGGGCCGCCTGCCGGTCGTCGTCGCGGCGCGCCTCGGGCGCATCGTCGAGGCCTTCCGACCGGGCCAGAACATCCGCCTCCGCGAGTTCCTCGACGGCATCGAGAGCCCGGTGGCGAACGCCGCCCTCGTCACCTACTACGCCCTCGCGCTCCTCTCGGTCGCCGGTGCGGTCGTCCTGCGGCGACGTCGCGTCACCGGCTACCCGCTCCTGGCCCCGATCGCGGTGGTGCTGATCACGGTGGCGCTGTCGTACGGGAACACGCGCTTCCGAGCCCCCGCCGAGGTCATGCTGGCCGTCCTCGCCGCGGTGGCGATCGACGCCCTCGTTTCCCGGTTCGCGAGCGCGCGGGCCGGTGGGGGAGCGGTGCCGGCGGAGCCGGAGCCCGTGGGCGCCGCCGCTCCCGTGGGCGCCGGCGGGCCTCGGGAGCCGTGA
- a CDS encoding NAD(P)-dependent oxidoreductase has translation MQAEPSTSRPDVAPSSVAVVTGAAGWLGQNLVRALAPTREHVRCLVRDRDDAPLLENVAPGIEALVGDIRDPVTLDRLFDGVRAPTVFHAAGVIHPEREVRELFDVNVGGTQLVLDRSRRAGATRFLHVSSNSPFGANATPTDRFTEDSPYDPYLGYGKSKLEAEQLVQLSHDRGDLATVIVRPPWFYGPFQPARQTRFFAAVRRGRFPLPGTGTNRRSLVYTGNLVHGLLRAEVAAAAPGRAYWIADAEPHQLQEVLDTVRSALEAEGLRVSHRQPRLPTAAGVLAARLDRLLQSQGRYVQAVHVLGELKDTIVCDISRARVELDYQPEVALLEGMRASVRWCLEHGAPL, from the coding sequence GTGCAGGCGGAGCCCTCGACCTCGCGGCCCGACGTGGCGCCGTCGTCGGTCGCGGTCGTCACCGGCGCCGCCGGATGGCTGGGCCAGAACCTGGTGCGGGCGCTGGCGCCGACGCGGGAGCACGTCCGCTGCCTCGTCCGCGACCGGGACGACGCGCCCCTCCTCGAGAACGTCGCCCCCGGGATCGAGGCGCTGGTCGGAGACATCCGGGATCCGGTCACCCTGGACCGGCTCTTCGACGGCGTCCGGGCCCCGACGGTGTTCCACGCCGCCGGCGTGATCCACCCCGAGCGAGAGGTTCGGGAGCTCTTCGACGTGAACGTCGGCGGCACCCAGCTCGTCCTCGACCGCTCCCGCCGGGCGGGCGCGACGCGCTTCCTCCACGTCTCGTCGAACTCCCCGTTCGGCGCCAACGCCACCCCGACCGACCGGTTCACCGAGGACTCCCCGTACGACCCGTACCTGGGCTACGGGAAGTCGAAGCTCGAGGCCGAGCAGCTGGTCCAGCTGAGCCACGACCGCGGCGACCTCGCCACCGTGATCGTGCGGCCGCCGTGGTTCTACGGCCCGTTCCAGCCCGCCCGGCAGACCCGCTTCTTCGCCGCGGTCCGACGCGGCCGGTTCCCGCTCCCCGGGACGGGCACGAACCGACGCTCGCTCGTGTACACCGGCAACCTCGTCCACGGGCTGCTCCGCGCCGAGGTGGCGGCGGCGGCGCCGGGACGCGCGTACTGGATCGCCGACGCCGAGCCCCACCAGCTCCAAGAGGTCCTCGACACCGTCCGCAGCGCGCTCGAGGCCGAGGGGCTGCGGGTGTCGCACCGCCAGCCGCGACTCCCGACCGCGGCCGGCGTGCTGGCGGCCCGGCTCGACCGCCTCCTCCAGAGCCAGGGGCGCTACGTGCAGGCCGTGCACGTCCTCGGTGAGCTGAAGGACACCATCGTCTGCGACATCTCCCGGGCCCGGGTCGAGCTCGACTACCAGCCCGAGGTCGCGCTCCTCGAGGGGATGCGCGCCAGCGTGCGGTGGTGCCTCGAGCACGGGGCGCCGCTGTGA
- a CDS encoding GMC family oxidoreductase produces MRSLETEVLVVGSGAGGAVTAATLAAAGRSVTVVEEGPWIDPDAHEPFSLEEQVAKYRHRGLSAALGTPGIVYAEGRCVGGSTEINSGLYHRLPADLAREWGRDYQIEEFSPEILDRYATSIEQELSVSRLPGAPPPSSAVLERGATKLGWRAVEFPRVFRHDVGGGRGVKQTMARTMLPRAIQNHARVIPDCAVVRLLKDGDRVSSVLCRRRRPGEPDEPLTIRAEHVFVCGGAVQTPALLQRSGIRARIGGGLKLHPTIKIAARFPQRLDHGDVPMHRITEFAPNLTIGGSASSRGHVALALADSTADYRDALADWERVTVYYAAIRSDGGGRVIAVPGLRAPVVTYHLTDGDMSRLARGLVHLGEILLAAGAQELYPSVAQATVVRHPDELGTWWDAVTRSRANLMTVHLTSTVRMGEDRMRTGADSFGRVWGFANLRVNDASLLPDAPGVNPQAAIMAIASRNSDQFLATT; encoded by the coding sequence ATGCGCAGCCTCGAGACCGAGGTGCTGGTGGTCGGCTCCGGCGCCGGCGGCGCGGTGACCGCGGCCACCCTGGCGGCCGCCGGGCGGTCGGTGACGGTCGTCGAGGAAGGGCCCTGGATCGACCCCGACGCCCACGAGCCCTTCTCGCTCGAGGAGCAGGTGGCGAAGTACCGGCATCGGGGGCTGTCGGCGGCGCTCGGCACGCCCGGCATCGTCTACGCCGAAGGTCGGTGCGTGGGCGGGAGCACCGAGATCAACAGCGGCCTCTACCACCGCCTCCCCGCCGACCTCGCCCGCGAATGGGGTCGCGACTACCAGATCGAGGAGTTCAGCCCCGAGATCCTCGACCGGTACGCGACCTCGATCGAGCAGGAGCTGTCGGTGTCGCGGCTCCCCGGCGCGCCGCCCCCGTCGTCGGCGGTCCTCGAGCGAGGCGCCACGAAGCTCGGGTGGCGCGCGGTCGAGTTCCCGCGGGTCTTCCGCCACGACGTCGGCGGGGGTCGAGGCGTGAAGCAGACGATGGCCCGGACGATGCTGCCGCGGGCCATCCAGAACCACGCCCGCGTGATTCCCGACTGCGCCGTCGTCCGCCTCCTGAAGGACGGCGACCGGGTGTCGAGCGTCTTGTGCCGACGCCGCCGGCCGGGCGAGCCCGACGAGCCGCTCACGATCCGAGCCGAGCACGTCTTCGTGTGCGGCGGCGCGGTCCAGACCCCCGCCCTGCTGCAGCGCAGCGGCATCCGCGCCCGCATCGGCGGCGGCCTGAAGCTGCACCCGACGATCAAGATCGCGGCCCGCTTCCCGCAGCGCCTCGACCACGGCGACGTTCCGATGCACCGGATCACCGAGTTCGCGCCGAACCTGACGATCGGAGGCTCGGCGAGCAGCCGGGGCCACGTCGCGCTCGCGCTCGCCGACTCGACCGCCGACTACCGCGACGCCCTCGCCGACTGGGAGCGCGTCACCGTCTACTACGCCGCCATCCGCAGCGACGGCGGCGGTCGAGTGATCGCCGTGCCGGGGCTGCGGGCCCCCGTCGTCACCTACCACCTCACCGACGGCGACATGAGCCGCCTCGCCCGAGGGCTCGTGCACCTCGGCGAGATCCTCCTGGCCGCCGGGGCCCAGGAGCTGTACCCGTCGGTCGCGCAGGCCACGGTGGTCCGACACCCCGACGAGCTCGGCACGTGGTGGGACGCCGTCACGCGGAGCCGCGCCAACCTGATGACCGTGCACCTGACGTCGACGGTGCGGATGGGCGAGGACCGGATGCGGACCGGCGCCGACAGCTTCGGCCGCGTGTGGGGCTTCGCGAACCTGCGCGTCAACGACGCGTCGCTGCTGCCCGACGCCCCGGGTGTGAATCCGCAGGCCGCGATCATGGCGATCGCGAGCCGCAACAGCGATCAGTTCCTCGCCACGACCTGA
- a CDS encoding NAD-dependent epimerase/dehydratase family protein — protein MTGGSGYFGGGLVERLLARGDTVRVFDRHEPARRDELEWVAGDVRDRDALRTACEDVDVVLHNVAQVPLARDRRLFRSVNVVGTANLLVAARDAGVAKVVHTSSSAVFGIPDANPVTEDSRRRPLEDYGRAKLEAELLCQEAARAGLDVTVIRPRTILGHGRLGIMAVLFDFVADGAPVYVLSRGANRYQLVHASDLADACLRAADREGPAVYNVGAGEFGTMRETLQALVDHAGTGSTVRSLPIGPSRAAMQGLARLGLAPFAPYHWLLYGESLWFDITKARTELGWEPRHSNASMLVESYEWFLAHRHELDGASGSHHQSPARLGLLRALKRLP, from the coding sequence GTGACCGGGGGCAGCGGCTACTTCGGGGGCGGGCTCGTGGAGCGGCTGCTGGCGCGCGGCGACACGGTGCGGGTCTTCGACCGCCACGAGCCCGCGCGCCGGGACGAGCTCGAGTGGGTGGCGGGCGACGTGCGGGACCGAGACGCGCTCCGGACCGCGTGCGAGGACGTCGACGTCGTGCTCCACAACGTGGCCCAGGTCCCGCTGGCTCGGGATCGCCGGCTGTTCCGGTCGGTGAACGTGGTCGGCACGGCCAACCTGCTCGTGGCGGCGCGCGACGCCGGCGTGGCCAAGGTCGTGCACACGTCCTCGAGCGCCGTGTTCGGCATCCCCGACGCCAACCCCGTCACCGAGGATTCCCGGCGCCGGCCGCTCGAGGACTACGGGCGGGCCAAGCTCGAGGCCGAGCTGCTGTGCCAGGAGGCGGCCCGAGCCGGGCTCGACGTCACCGTCATCCGGCCCCGGACGATCCTCGGCCACGGCCGCCTCGGGATCATGGCGGTGCTGTTCGACTTCGTGGCCGACGGCGCGCCGGTCTACGTGCTCAGCCGGGGCGCCAACCGGTACCAGCTCGTCCACGCCTCCGACCTCGCCGACGCCTGCCTGCGCGCCGCGGACCGTGAGGGCCCGGCCGTCTACAACGTGGGCGCGGGCGAGTTCGGGACGATGCGCGAGACGCTGCAAGCCCTCGTCGATCACGCCGGCACCGGGTCGACGGTGCGGTCCCTACCGATCGGGCCCAGCCGGGCCGCGATGCAGGGCCTGGCCCGGCTCGGCCTGGCCCCGTTCGCCCCCTACCACTGGCTCCTCTACGGCGAGTCGCTCTGGTTCGACATCACGAAGGCCCGCACCGAGCTCGGGTGGGAGCCTCGCCACTCGAACGCGTCGATGCTCGTCGAGTCCTACGAGTGGTTCCTCGCCCACCGCCACGAGCTCGACGGGGCGAGCGGCTCGCACCATCAGTCCCCCGCTCGGCTCGGGCTGCTGCGGGCGCTGAAGCGCCTGCCGTAG
- a CDS encoding acyltransferase family protein has translation MASRESPVRRSPTSGARPHLPALDGVRGAAVAAVLLFHAGHLTGGWLGVDLFFVLSGFLITTLLLEEHSGHGAISLPGFWARRARRLLPALLLVLLGVGLYALIWAAPRELSQIRADGLATLGYVANWHQIAGGHSYWDLFRAPSPLQHTWSLAIEEQFYLVWPLVVVGLLAWRRSIRAVLAASVVGVAASFFTTLLLYRPGADPQRVYLGTDTRASSILIGAALAAVVAGRGWSPRRGPRVFLEGLGLLGIGVLAWAWLSLPGTTPALYEGVLLGCSAAGALLIAAAAHPRQGVVARALSFRPLVALGVISYGVYLWHWPVYLVVDEARTGLRGWALTGVRVAITLAIAAGSYRLVESPIRRGALAGRRIRVLTPVAAVGAAAAIVVTTIPPAVSHASPEAALGRLAVGTPPGSSSVAGAVDAPGTTPRFHLMVTGDSIAVRLVPAFRAFQGPGGYTVTDRTNLACALQRGATGRRLGDASAPLDSPDCSAGWAEDVRRDHPDVVFVSLAGQVLGRWRIGGRWLGPCDAGYGRWFEDQLLRSLPLLTARGARVALALPAPGLTPEFARGTACIHATEAKLASRVPGVSPADFERLVCPQGRCLNEVDGIVLREDGFHYTGAGADLVVRWLAPRLRALATSPAPP, from the coding sequence ATGGCGTCGCGCGAGTCACCGGTCCGGCGGTCGCCGACCAGCGGCGCCCGCCCTCACCTTCCGGCGCTCGACGGCGTGCGAGGTGCGGCGGTCGCGGCGGTGCTGCTGTTCCACGCCGGCCACCTGACCGGCGGGTGGCTCGGGGTCGACCTGTTCTTCGTCCTCTCCGGGTTCCTCATCACGACGCTCCTCCTCGAGGAGCACTCGGGCCACGGGGCGATCTCCCTGCCTGGGTTCTGGGCTCGCCGCGCCCGCCGGCTGCTCCCCGCGCTGCTGCTCGTCTTGCTGGGTGTGGGCCTCTACGCGCTCATCTGGGCCGCGCCGCGCGAGCTCAGCCAGATTCGCGCCGATGGCCTCGCGACGCTCGGCTACGTCGCCAACTGGCACCAGATCGCGGGGGGCCACTCGTACTGGGACCTGTTCCGCGCGCCGTCCCCGCTGCAACACACGTGGAGTCTGGCCATCGAGGAGCAGTTCTATCTGGTGTGGCCGCTCGTCGTCGTTGGCCTCCTGGCCTGGCGGCGGTCGATCCGGGCCGTGCTCGCCGCGTCCGTGGTCGGCGTCGCGGCGTCGTTCTTCACCACGCTCCTGCTCTATCGGCCCGGGGCCGACCCGCAGCGCGTCTACCTCGGCACGGACACTCGCGCGTCCTCGATCCTGATCGGCGCGGCGCTCGCAGCCGTCGTCGCCGGCCGCGGCTGGTCGCCGCGGCGCGGGCCGCGCGTGTTCCTCGAGGGGCTCGGGCTCCTCGGGATCGGCGTCCTCGCGTGGGCTTGGCTCTCCCTGCCCGGGACCACGCCCGCCCTCTACGAGGGCGTGCTGCTCGGATGCTCGGCCGCGGGCGCCCTGCTGATCGCGGCGGCCGCCCACCCCCGTCAGGGCGTTGTCGCGCGGGCGCTCTCGTTCCGTCCGCTGGTCGCGCTGGGGGTCATCTCGTACGGCGTCTACCTCTGGCACTGGCCCGTGTACCTCGTGGTCGACGAGGCCCGGACCGGGCTCCGCGGATGGGCGCTCACCGGCGTGCGGGTCGCGATCACGCTCGCAATCGCGGCCGGGAGCTACCGGCTGGTCGAGTCACCGATCCGGCGGGGTGCGCTCGCGGGTCGGCGGATCCGCGTGCTCACCCCGGTCGCCGCCGTCGGCGCCGCCGCCGCCATCGTCGTGACGACGATCCCACCGGCCGTCTCCCACGCGAGTCCCGAAGCGGCCCTCGGCCGGCTCGCGGTCGGAACGCCGCCGGGCTCCTCCTCGGTCGCCGGCGCCGTCGACGCCCCGGGCACGACGCCGCGGTTCCACCTGATGGTCACGGGCGACTCGATCGCGGTCCGGCTGGTGCCGGCGTTCAGGGCGTTCCAGGGCCCCGGCGGCTACACCGTCACCGACCGGACCAACCTCGCCTGTGCGCTGCAGCGCGGTGCAACCGGCCGACGGCTCGGGGACGCCTCGGCCCCGCTCGACAGCCCGGATTGCAGCGCCGGCTGGGCCGAAGACGTGCGCCGCGATCACCCCGACGTCGTGTTCGTGTCACTGGCGGGACAAGTGCTGGGGAGATGGCGGATCGGGGGGCGGTGGCTGGGGCCGTGCGACGCCGGCTACGGCCGCTGGTTCGAGGATCAGCTGCTCAGGTCCCTGCCGCTGCTCACCGCTCGAGGCGCCCGCGTCGCCCTGGCCTTGCCCGCTCCGGGCCTCACGCCAGAGTTCGCCCGTGGCACCGCGTGCATCCACGCCACCGAAGCCAAGCTGGCGAGCCGGGTGCCCGGCGTGTCTCCGGCGGACTTCGAGAGGCTCGTCTGCCCGCAGGGTCGATGCCTCAACGAGGTCGACGGCATCGTGCTCCGCGAAGACGGCTTCCACTACACCGGCGCCGGTGCCGACCTCGTCGTGCGGTGGCTGGCGCCGCGTCTCCGGGCCCTCGCCACGTCACCGGCGCCCCCGTAG
- a CDS encoding aromatic ring-hydroxylating dioxygenase subunit alpha — translation MRGGSDGLIPKERYVSPAFLQLELERLWSRVWQVACREEQVGSVGDYCEYTIGEESLLVARAGPDSIRAFYNACLHRGTRLADGCGHADDGTLTCPFHGWRYGVDGRLLEIVDAHEFGSVPAGLGLTEVRCERWGGFVFVNLDPDAEPLLEFLDPLPGLLGPYHLEALRLRSHLTTVLPANWKVVVDAFNEAYHVQGTHPQLLPWTDDVSIEYEQLGKHAHYGRLPSARRRLRPSPRLGLADDEVDEGEILAGLVGGLGGAFLHEERALVDELRAAPPADQGLLEAYQQRRRELLRRRGVDVDGLDPEQMTSADDVYVFPNLVGPIYPGSAILFRVRPNGVDVDSAIKDTWVLEWPRPDRPWRPPEHRSYPDWRDRDWGTITNQDYANMERVQAGMKSRGFVGLRLNPRQESNLLHMHRTIDAYLDA, via the coding sequence ATGCGCGGCGGGTCGGACGGGCTGATCCCGAAGGAGCGGTACGTGTCGCCCGCCTTCCTCCAGCTCGAGCTCGAGCGGCTCTGGTCCCGGGTCTGGCAGGTCGCCTGCCGGGAGGAGCAGGTCGGCTCCGTCGGCGACTACTGCGAGTACACGATCGGCGAGGAGTCGCTGCTCGTGGCGCGCGCCGGGCCCGATTCGATCCGGGCCTTCTACAACGCCTGCCTCCATCGCGGCACCCGGCTCGCCGACGGCTGCGGCCACGCCGACGACGGCACCCTGACCTGCCCCTTCCACGGCTGGCGCTACGGCGTCGACGGCCGCCTGCTCGAGATCGTCGACGCCCACGAGTTCGGATCCGTCCCCGCCGGGCTCGGGCTCACCGAGGTCCGCTGCGAGCGGTGGGGCGGGTTCGTGTTCGTGAACCTCGACCCGGACGCGGAGCCGCTCCTCGAGTTCCTGGACCCGCTCCCGGGCCTGCTCGGCCCGTACCACCTCGAGGCGCTGCGGCTGCGGTCCCACCTGACCACGGTGCTGCCCGCGAACTGGAAGGTGGTGGTGGACGCCTTCAACGAGGCCTACCACGTGCAGGGCACCCATCCCCAGCTGCTGCCGTGGACCGACGACGTGAGCATCGAGTACGAGCAGCTCGGGAAGCACGCCCACTACGGGCGGCTCCCCAGCGCGCGACGTCGCCTCCGCCCGAGCCCCCGGCTCGGGCTCGCCGACGACGAGGTCGACGAGGGGGAGATCCTGGCCGGGCTCGTCGGCGGGCTCGGCGGCGCCTTCCTCCACGAGGAGCGGGCCCTCGTCGACGAGCTGCGGGCGGCGCCGCCCGCGGACCAGGGCCTGCTCGAGGCCTACCAGCAGCGTCGCCGCGAGCTGCTGCGCCGCCGGGGCGTCGACGTGGACGGCCTCGACCCCGAGCAGATGACGAGCGCCGACGACGTGTACGTGTTCCCGAACCTGGTCGGCCCGATCTACCCGGGCAGCGCCATCCTGTTCCGGGTCCGCCCGAACGGCGTCGACGTCGATTCCGCCATCAAGGACACGTGGGTGCTCGAGTGGCCCCGGCCGGACCGGCCCTGGCGGCCGCCCGAGCACCGGTCGTACCCGGACTGGCGGGACCGGGACTGGGGCACGATCACGAACCAGGACTACGCCAACATGGAGCGGGTCCAGGCCGGGATGAAGTCGCGGGGCTTCGTCGGGCTGCGGCTGAACCCGCGGCAGGAGTCGAACCTCCTGCACATGCACCGGACGATCGACGCCTACCTCGACGCCTGA